One part of the Streptomyces lydicus genome encodes these proteins:
- a CDS encoding class I SAM-dependent methyltransferase produces MDRNIHTVDDVLRLLDGLFAPEADRWTADGAAWWDDFYADRSRAVPFFAAKPDENLVEYLERDLLGPGRALDLGCGPGRNALHLASRGFEVDAVDLSPAALAWAEERAGAAAARVRFLPGDAFALADGGALRGPYDLIYDSGCFHHLPPHRRISYLALLDRSLAPGGHFALTCFASGAMGSELDDADFYRQSRLHGGLAYTPASLRRIFGDLTEVELRRMHDESPGSACFGEPFLWTALFRRDARP; encoded by the coding sequence ATGGACCGGAACATCCACACCGTCGACGACGTCCTCAGGCTGCTGGACGGCCTGTTCGCACCGGAGGCGGACCGCTGGACCGCCGACGGGGCCGCGTGGTGGGACGACTTCTACGCCGACCGCTCCAGGGCGGTGCCGTTCTTCGCGGCGAAGCCCGACGAGAACCTGGTCGAGTACCTCGAACGCGACCTGCTCGGCCCGGGGCGCGCGCTCGACCTCGGCTGCGGCCCGGGGCGCAACGCCCTGCACCTGGCGTCGCGGGGCTTCGAGGTCGACGCGGTGGACCTCTCCCCCGCGGCCCTCGCCTGGGCCGAGGAGCGGGCCGGCGCGGCAGCGGCCCGGGTGCGGTTCCTGCCCGGCGACGCGTTCGCGCTCGCGGACGGCGGCGCGCTCCGCGGCCCGTACGACCTGATCTACGACTCCGGCTGCTTCCACCATCTGCCGCCGCACCGGCGCATCAGCTACCTGGCGCTCCTCGACCGGTCGCTCGCCCCCGGCGGGCACTTCGCCCTCACCTGTTTCGCGTCCGGTGCGATGGGCTCGGAGCTCGACGACGCCGACTTCTACCGGCAGTCCCGCCTGCACGGCGGCCTCGCCTACACCCCCGCGTCGCTGCGCCGGATCTTCGGTGACCTGACGGAAGTCGAACTGCGCCGCATGCACGACGAGTCGCCGGGGTCGGCGTGCTTCGGCGAGCCGTTCCTCTGGACGGCGCTCTTCCGCCGCGACGCCCGGCCGTGA